In Tachypleus tridentatus isolate NWPU-2018 chromosome 7, ASM421037v1, whole genome shotgun sequence, a genomic segment contains:
- the LOC143256898 gene encoding dynein light chain roadblock-type 2-like isoform X1: MASEVEETLKRIQTHKGVIGIIIVNSEGIPIKTTLDNSTTVQYAGLITQLADKARSTVRDIDPTNDLTFLRIRSKKHEIMVAPDKEYLLIVIQNPSG; this comes from the exons ATGGCG TCAGAAGTAGAAGAAACCCTCaagaggattcaaacccacaaagGTGTTATTGGAATTATAATTGTCAACTCAGAAG GTATTCCTATCAAAACAACCTTGGATAACTCTACAACTGTCCAGTATGCTGGTCTCATCACTCAACTGGCTGACAAGGCCAGAAGTACTGTAAGGGACATTGACCCAACAAATGATCTCACTTTCTTACGTATTCGatcaaaaaaacatgaaatcatGGTAGCTCCAG ataAAGAATACCTTTTGATTGTCATACAGAACCCTAGTGGGTGA
- the LOC143256898 gene encoding dynein light chain roadblock-type 2-like isoform X2: MASEVEETLKRIQTHKGVIGIIIVNSEGIPIKTTLDNSTTVQYAGLITQLADKARSTVRDIDPTNDLTFLRIRSKKHEIMVAPG; the protein is encoded by the exons ATGGCG TCAGAAGTAGAAGAAACCCTCaagaggattcaaacccacaaagGTGTTATTGGAATTATAATTGTCAACTCAGAAG GTATTCCTATCAAAACAACCTTGGATAACTCTACAACTGTCCAGTATGCTGGTCTCATCACTCAACTGGCTGACAAGGCCAGAAGTACTGTAAGGGACATTGACCCAACAAATGATCTCACTTTCTTACGTATTCGatcaaaaaaacatgaaatcatGGTAGCTCCAGGTTAG